Part of the Pseudobdellovibrionaceae bacterium genome is shown below.
GACGCCGCCAAGCCTAGACCAAAACTCGACTCAAGTTATCTGCCCTCTGCCCGAAATAATAAACAGTTTCAATTTATAAACTGATTTAGTTCACTTTAAAGGTGGCCGTAGATGATCGATTTGAACTCACTAAGTTATTTGATTATGCCCGCCAAGTTTTCTGGCACCCCTCCATTTCTTAATCTTCACAATCGAATTTATGAATTTTGGCATCAAATGTTCACTGATGTTCTGAGATCTCGTGATCCCCAGGCCTCGGTAAACCCAGATCATTTTATTCGACAGAATCGAGTGGCAGCTATAATAAACAATAACGATATCGTGGCTCTTCACCTTTACACATTTTTTAATTTTAGCAGTGTAGCGGCCCGAGAAAACCCCTATTTTTCTGATTTTACAAAGAGCACCTGGGGCTACTTGGAAAAAGAAAATCTGAAGCATGTCATGACTATGGAGTATCTCAGCGTCAATCCCTCTTATCGAAAATCCAAAAGTGGATTTTCATTTGGTGAAATCATGGTGGGCCTCGGATTTAAGATTATGAAAGAAAGCCAGCAGGACTGCACACTGGGAATTGCTCGCCAAGATATGCATGTGGATAAAATGGGGCAAAACTTTGGTGGCACCCCCATTCAACCCGGCATTTGGCGATATGACTATGAGTGTTCGCTCATGCTCAGTCGCGCCGAAGACGCCCATGATCATCCCGATAAAAATACACAATCGCTGGTTAATCATCTCTGGAATCAAAGAATTGATTTTATCAACGATGCGAATACATCAAGTAAACCCCTTCCACTTGCCGCCTAAAGGAGAAAAACATGTCCAATTCCCTTAACAAACTGTACCGAGAATCTGTCGAACGCATTTGTAAAATTTCAAATGAGTTGCCTTGGAGCAACCGAGAATTCTATGGCCTGTGGCTGACTCAAACCTACCACTTTGTTCGACACTCAACTCGCCTCGTGACCTTAGCCAGCTCCCGCCTGCCTTTAGATCTCGAAGGTTTAAGAAGGCGGTTTGTGGAGCATGCAAAAGAAGAGTGGGGCCATGAGCGACTGGCCGCCAACGATTTGAAAAACCTCGACTTTGATTTAAATCATTTCCGTGAACTCGGTGTTACAGCAGGTTTCTATCAATCTCAGTACTATTGGATTGAACATGTAAATCCGGTGGCGTTTTTTGGTTACATTTTGTTACTGGAAGGATTGGCCATTGAGGCCGGACCAGACATCTATGAACAGGTATCTCGCGCCTTTTCGCCCAAATCCGGCGCATTTTTACGCCTTCATGCAGCAGAAGACGTGGACCACATTGAAAAGGCTCTTCAAGAGATCAGTCAACTCAACGATGACGAAATGCAACTGGTCATTCACAATTTTCGAAATGCCGTGGAAGGCTACGAGTTGATGTTAAAGGAAATTCAAAATGAAGTGAACATTGAGGCCGCGGGATCTGCGGCCTAGGATAGAAGCTTCATTGAGCCGGACACCCGCGAAAATTGGAATTCCAGCCTTGGTTTTCAATGAAGAGATGAGTGTGTGAAAATCCCCACCTAGACGAGAATACAGTTTAGAGCTTAGACTTATTAATGCAGCCATAATAGTATCAAAAGAATATCGGACCCAACTTGACCAAACGCAATTAAACAAATATTATTTATGTCAATGACACTTGAACCTGATATGTTTCCCATTTCCATAGACACATTTTTTGGTGGTCGTGTAGCCCACGTGGACCTGTATTTGTTGATCCGTGAGAAAAAATACATAAAAATCGTAAAAAAAGGTGACGACTACGACATTAAGCGCCTCCGCAACTACGAAAATAAAGAAGTTCAGTTTGTTTACATCAACACCTCTGACATTGGGGTGCATGTTAAAAATTGTGTGCAAATTGCCAGAACCCTGGTTCGAGGTCCGGTAATACCCACTCGAAACAAAGCATTTGTGGCCTGCCGAGCGGCAGAGGCCGTTCTTGATGAGATTTATGCCCTTGGGCTCACTGACGAAGCTTATAACCATGTTCAAGAGGTGTGCTCTGCGATTAAAGATCTCTCCCAAGAACTCACCAGTCTTAGTGACATTTATAGCGAATTGACCAATGTGAGCCGCAAGCAATATCGGCATTCTATTTTTACGAGTTTTTTATCGACGATTATGGGGCACGCTCTGCAATGGACGTCCATCCGATCACTAAATATATTGGCCATAGGTGGCCTTGTTCATGACATTGGGTTTGTGAAACTCTCCCCAGAAATTGCAGAGATTGAAACCTCTGATTTTACGCCTGAGCAGCTTGAAGAGTACAAATCTCACCCAGAAATTGGGTACAATTTAATACAACACGCCCAACCTCAGGCCCGCGAGATCGCTCTGATTGTGCGGGATCACCACGAGTCACCTGACGGCAACGGTTTTCCCAGAGGTCTTACTAATGGCGATATCTACCCAATGGCCCGGACAGTGAATTTTGCTGATCAAATCACCCATTTGATTCTTGATAAAAAATCTCCACTGGCCGATCGAAACATCCGTGAAGCTGTTAAATATTTAAAATATAAAGAGCGACAATTGTTCCCTGAATTATATTGGGAGAACTTGGAAAAGTGGTTTTCCAAACTAGACTCTTAGTCATGTAACGATTTGTAACATCCTAAAATTACATGTAAATTTCAAAACTGCTAGTCCCCGATCCGTTCTGCGTCTATGCTAGAAACATCAATCATCATGGATAAGGGGTGTCGTTATGGGAAAACGAATATACGTTGGAAATTTGCCATATTCTACTGATGGTGAAGAACTAAAAACTTTATTCAACGGAAAAGTGGGCGAAGTAAAATCAGCTCAAGTTATCGTGGATAAGGTGACTGGTCGAAGCAAAGGTTTTGGGTTTGTAGAGATGCAAGTGGCCGAGGATGCGGAAAAAGCTGTGGAAGCACTTAATGGAATCGACTTTAATGGTCGCTCGCTTAATGTGTCTTTTGCAAAACCCCATGTACCGCGACCAGCTAAAAATGGATTTGGTCGAATTCGATTTTAGGGAAGCCGTTTAGGGCAACCCGCCATCATTAGTGTGTACGCTACTGGTGGATTCATTTTTTCTTCAATAATTATGTCGATGGCTTCATCTTGAGTCATCCGACCTTCACGAACCGCCTCAAAAACCTCTTGCTCCAACTGAAGCCGAAGCTCTTTTATAGCCTTATGTTCTGGCCAAAGATTTTCATCTGAATTATTCCCGCCAATGGACAAAGGAATAAAATGATCGATGGTGAAGTTATGGCGACACTTCAAATTGACGTCGTAAGTTTGATAAATTTTTGTCTTTACCGACGTGCTGACATTTCGCCGGCAATAGGCAATTTTCTGAGAGTAACGAAGTCGTTCATAATCGGGGTCAGCTTTTGAACATATATCGCCGGGTGTAATTTCTGGGTTTGGTTTCAACGGAAAAGACCAACTTGAAGACAACAATATAAATTGAAACGCAATTGCGATCAGGCTAAGTTTCATTCTCCACCCCTTCAAACGAAACTGGTTACTCTGATGAATTGTATGATATAGACCTAAGTTGTAAATCAGTCTTTGGTCTGGTTTTCCGTTAGAAGCTGTTTAGAAAGGAAAAGGTGCGCCGTGACAATCACCAGATCAGCTGTTGAAGCCAATTTCGACGGATTAGTTGGCCCTACTCACAACTATGCTGGCCTCTCTCTTGGCAACGTGGCATCAGTGCACCATGCTAAATTGCGCTCTTTTCCGAAAGCGGCTGCCTTACAAGGTCTTACAAAGATGAAAGCCCTTTTCGACATGGGCTTGGTGCAAGGCGTTCTTGCCCCTCATGACCGACCAGATATACAGACACTCAAACAACTGGGCTTTTCAGGCACAGACAACCAGATCATAGAAATGGCCTTTAAAAAGGCCCCCGACATTCTTGCTGCTTGTTATTCGGCATCCAGTATGTGGACGGCCAATGCTGCGACAATTTCACCTAGCCCCGATACAACCGACGGTAAAGTTCACATTACTCCAGCTAATTTAAATAGCAAATTTCACCGTTCCATTGAGCCCAAAACCACACAGAGAATTTTAAAAGCCACCTTTGTTGATGAAAATCATTTTTCTCATCACGACCTACTTCCGGCGTGTTCTCATTTTGGCGACGAAGGAGCTGCCAATCATACAAGGCTTTGCACCGATTACTCACAATCGGGGTTAGAAATCTTTGTTTATGGCAGAAAGGCTTTTGATGAATCCGCAGCTGGACCTAAAAAGTTTCCTGCCCGACAAACTCTAGAGGCCTCGCAAGCAGTGGCCCGGCTGCACAATATTCGACCTCATCAGGTGGTGTTTGCTCAACAAAATCCTGAGGTCATCGACAAAGGGGTGTTCCATAACGACGTAATTTCGGTAGGAAACGAAAATGTTCTACTCTATCATGAAGAGGCCTTTCTCGACAGCATCCAGTTGGTCGACCAATTGAGTGCTTTTTTTAAGCAAAGCGCCTTCTACCCCATTCTTGTTCCATCAAATGAAGTGACCGTTGAAGATGCAGTTCAGTCGTATTTGTTCAATAGCCAAATCGTGTCTTTGTCTGAAGGCGAAATGGCCATCATCGCCCCAGAAGAATGTAAGAATAATGATCGTGTGTGGTCATTTCTGCAGAATGTGATTCAAGTGAATAACCCTATTAAATACGTAAAGATTTTTGATGTAAAAGAAAGCATGCAAAATGGTGGCGGGCCGGCTTGCCTAAGACTACGAGTAGCCATGAATGAAAACGAAATAGCTGGCGTCAATCAAAACACGCTCTTAAGCTCTTCGCTTTATGATCGACTGGTCAAGTGGGTCAATCACCATTATCGCGATCACTTGGACCCCAATGATTTATCAGACCCCCATCTCATGCTAGAATCAAGAGCTGCCCTCGACGAACTCACTCAAATTTTGAACCTCGGTTCTGTTTATCCCTTTCAACGGGTAAACACTCATTAAGGCGGCCATAAGTAAGGGCGCCTTAATAAAAGCGCTGGGCTCCTCGGTAAAAACAAAACACACCAAAAATTTGAATGGTATGATAAACATCGTTGTGGTTGAAATGTTGGTGCAAGCCCCACCCACTTTGCTGAATCCCCGCGGCGACAAAGCTGATAGTCACTCCCATGACCATCCAAGGGGCGGCCCGCAATCGACTTTGCCAAAACCCAATGCCAGAAAATAAAACCACCAAGACCATGGCCGATGCGTAATCCAAAATGGCAAGATAAAAAGCTCCCTCGGGCAGAGCCAGCATCACATAGGCAATCAACTTCACTGTGGAAACTATTAACAAAAGCGGCCACCATTTTTCAGGCAACACCGCTTGACCCGTTCCCGTCACAATCAGATAAGATACCAAGCCTATCGACAACATTGTTAATTGCCAAAAAAGATCGCCGCCACCGAGACCCACTGGGCGGACGGACGTGTCCAGGCCATGATGGAGCCCTCCAAACAGTGAGGCCATACCTAAAAATAAAAGCGCCAAAGCCCACTTTCGGCCAGGAATGACTCGGGCTGAACCTTTCAGCTGCCGCCAAAGACGCACGGCCAATACCCATGATACTCCAGTGATCATCCAGTTCGTTACTACAGTTACCGGTTCATTGATCGTCACAACCCTAACCTTTGTCTTATTATTGAATATTCCCCTTTAATTTATACCTATCTAAAGCGAAAATAAAGGTTCAATGAGTAACCATCTTTGTACCTGGCTTCTATTTGTGTTCGTACTGGGTTTAACTCCGATAGGTGTCGCCCAAGAGTCGTCTAGCGACGATGACGCCGCTGTGAGTGCAGAAGCGGCTCCCGAGTATACAGAGGCCAGCGAAGCCGACGCCGAATCAGATTCTCAGTCCACAGAGTCAGATGCAGAGTCAAAGTCAGGATCAGAACCGCAGTCAATTGCCGAACCTGAAGGCGATTCCCCCAGAGCTGAAAAACAGACTGCAGATCAGTCCTCGAACGAAAAAGAAATCCCCTCCGCTAACCCTCCGGCCCAAAAAAAATCGAAAGCGAAACCCCGACGACGAACCAAGGTGAAATGGTATCAGCCAGACTTTGTGGGATACAATGACGACACCAAACGGGTGGAGCTTGCGATCACAGGGAAAACCTATGCAAACTCAGTGATCAGTGTCGGCGGTGAAGAGATTGTGGTCATAGACAAACAAGAAAAATCCACTTCCGTGCCCGCAAAGTCTACTTTCGGTCATAAGCACCCTGTCAAAGCCAACAAAGAGGGTGAATTTGAAATTCGCCTGCGACTGCCTGAAGGCCTTGTGATGATACCGCTTAAAGCCTCACATCCCAGCGGCAAACTCATCCCCAGGGTGTACCAATTGCCCCTTCAAGTCTCAAAAGACCAAGTGGTTATCAAATCAAGCCGGGTTGCAAAACGTCCTGTTAAAAAAAATAAGTGGGAAGTTTGGGGCGGGCTTGGGTTTTACTATCTGAACTACAGCCAAGAAATCCCAGGGGCGGGTCAAAATGCGGGACTTAACTCTTTTGCCTTACCCGCCATTTATGCCAAAGGCGTTTACAACTTTGATCCGCAAAAAAACCTAAACCTCGAATACAAACTCACCCCTGGATCTGTGACCAAGGTTACTGGGCTCACCTTGGCCAAACCCTCTTTTGGTTGGACCATTATTGGAGTGGATTTTTCTCACAGACCCATTCGCCTTAAATCGCCATTTAACGACCCTGGATTTTTTGGATATCGTGTGGGGATTCAGCAACATTTTGTACCGTTTATCAGCCGAACAGGAGCTTCCGAAACTGAGGTGACTATTGAAAGTAACGGATTGACCATGTTTTCTTTGGGGTGGCACCTTGAATTTTTAAGAAAGAATCGTTGGTCCTATGAAGCTTTCATGCGCCTTCAGCACCCGCTTTCTGTGGGATCTGTTTTTGAAATGACTCCCAACTTCGGTTTCGACGGCTCACTGGGAGTGAACTATATTCTGAAAAATGGATGGGCCGCATCGGTTTCATGGTACGGACAATGGCATGATTATTCATTTCGCCATTTTGATAAAGTCAGCCAGGAATCCATTTCTGGCGCCCAAGTGTTATTCTTCTCCACACTTGAAGCTCGCGTAGGCTACACGTTCTAAGCAGGAACCAAGTTTTCTACAAATTGGGCTGCTGCGTTTTCCCAAGAAAACATTTGGGCATACTCGTGACATCGATTTCGAGATTTCGATAAGGCACCAGCCACTGCCACTCCTAGGTCTTCGTGCATACAGCCCACATCTTCATTTAAGATATCTATTGGACCGGTGACAGGAAAGGCCGCCACCGGAGTTCCACTCGCTAAGGCCTCTATCATGACAAGTCCAAAGGTATCTGTTCGGCTGGGGAAGACAAACACATCGGCCGAGGCATAATACTCAGCTAAGTCTTGGCCGAATTTTGGGCCCACAAAATGAACCTGTGGGTATTTAGCTCGGTATTCTGCAAGTTGAGGTCCATCACCCACCACATATTTAGTGCCTTGAACGTCTAATGACAGAAATGCTTCCAGATTTTTTTCAATGGCAACACGGCCTACATAGAGCAAAACCGGCGATTTTCCATCAAGATTTAATCGATGTTGAGGCCCAAACAGCGCAAGATCCACCCCTCGCCCCCACCTTCGCAATCGGGAAAACCCTCTGGCCGCCAAACTCTCTTCCATAGATTGGGTAGTCACCATGGTGCAACTGGATGGCCGATGAAATCTTCTGAGCACGCCATAGGTCCAGTCCTCGGGGATCTTGGTCCTTGCGTGAACATACTCAGGAAATTTTGTATGAAATGCTGTGGTGAAATCATAATCGTGGAATTTGCAAAAATACCGAGCAGCCCACCCTAACGGTCCCTCGGTTGCTATATGAATAGAATCCGGCTTTAGACGAAGCAAGGTTTTTGACACTCTTCGATAGGGTGTGAGTGACAAGCGGATCTCACTATAAGTGGGGCACGGCAAGGTTAATTTTTCATCCGGCGCTAAGATAAAAACTTGATGTCCTTGAGACTCCAAGTGTTCTCGCGTGGCATTTAGCGTTCGAACAACTCCGTTAACTTGCGGGTACCAGGCATCTGTAACTATGGCGATTCTCATAGATAGACCTTCCTTACTGTCTCCATTTGACTTGTCATTCATTGAGGTAATTTTTGATTTGGGTTTGAATTTGGTTTGTACCGTTAACTCTAGACTATGGTCGGCGTCTTAATTCTGCTAGTTATTCATTTGCATTAATTTGTTAGACTACAGTTCTGGAGAAACCGTGCGCCGATTTAAAGAACAAGAGCAAGTTGAAGAAACCATTGAGTTGTTATCACACCGGGCAAGATGTGAAGTTTTGGCTGAAGTCATCACCGACAAACGCAGCTACCCTATTTATGGTATTGTGATCGGCCCTAATGACCCCACAGTCCCCACGGTAGGATTATTCGGCGGCGTTCATGGACTAGAAAAAATTGGAAGCCATGTCATATTTAATTACCTGCGGGTTCTGGCCGAACAACTTCAGTGGGATGAAAATTTAGCTGACAGCTTCAATAAATGTCGTCTCGTCTCCATCCCCGTAGTTAATCCTGCCGGCATGTTTCTGAACCAAAGAGCTAACCCCAATGGCATTGATATTATGCGGAATGCACCCTCATCGGCAGAGGGTAAGACGACGCCCTTTGTGTCAGGGCATCGCCTTGGCCCTTGGCTATGGTGGTACCGTGGCCAATTAGGAAATGAAATGGAAGTGGAGACAAAAACTTTGGTGGACTTTGTCACACGCGAAATGTTTTCTGCCCCATTTAGCCTGGCACTTGATATTCACTCTGGATTTGGAATGGTGGATCGCCTTTGGTACCCCTACGGAAAAACCAGGGAAGACTTCCCTGATATAAACCTGGCCAAACACTTCATTAACTTTATGAACAAAAACATGCCCTATAATGTCTATCAAGTAGAGCCCCAATCCGCCTCATACCTAATCCATGGGGATGTTTGGGACTACCTCTATGACCTTCACCATCAAAACTACAAAGACAAGAACAATACCTTCTTACCGTGGACTTTGGAAATGGGCTCGTGGATCTGGATGAGAAAAAATCCTAAACAAATTTTTTCAGCCCACGGAATATTCAATCCCATTATTCCCCATCGCTATCGCCGGATTATGAGAAGGCATCGCCCCCTGATTGAATTTATTAGGCTTGCTACACTCAACTATCGCTCTTGGATTAGTAAAGCCGCCTGAACTATTCTCAAGCGTAAGAGTGATAAACCACAGTATCTTGTCCGAGCATGGTATCTAAGAGATCTAATAAAATACCCACACTCTCTAAAAGCTCTTCATTGTTGGCCGCCTCTTCGGGATTGAGCTCCACAAAATCTGCAGACACTAACCGCCCTGTCTGAGCAACAAATTCTCCAAGCTCATGCACGTGCTGTTTGTTTAGGCCACCGGGCACTCTTAATCCTGTCGCAGGAGCCAGCTCGGGATCAACTCCATCAATGTCAAAACTCAAATGCAGGGGAGAAATTCCCTCCGGGTCTATCTTCATCATGGCATCACTTAGCACCCGAGACATGCCTCGATCATTAACCTCTTCTGCCGTGTAAAGCGCGATGCCCAGGTCGCTAATAATCTTTTTCTCCCCAGCATCTAAATCGCGCACACCAATATAGGCGATCTTTTCTGGCCTAAGGCCTCCTGGGTGCCACTCGAAGCCCGGCAATTCGCCCGACTCGATAAGGCCCAATAGGAGTGCCACCGGCATTCCGTGCAAATTTCCGGTTGGCGAAGTGGATGGTGTGTTAATGTCACCATGGGCATCCACCCACAATACACTCAAGTCAGGATATTTTTTCAGCTGAGCCGCCACAGAGCTAAGGGCTATGCTGTGATCCCCACCCACGACCAAAGAAAAATCCTTATCGGCCGCCATGGCAAGGCACTCTTCGTACAGCGCGAAAAAAACATCGCCAACAGTGTCTCCACGCCCGCTTCGATTTGTGACGTTGCCAAAATCTTCCACTCGAAAACCATGGTCTAAAAGCTGTTGAGTGATATGGTTTTTTCTTAAACTATCTGGAGCCAAAGAGACCCCGCCCTTATCTTGGCCCAAATTGATTGCGGCCCCCAACAGGCCCGCTCTGTGATAGTGCAAACTCTCATTAGAATATTTTTGTGATACTTTTGTTCTGTGAACCAATGGCTGAAGCATCTGACCCCCTTACACAGTAGGACAAGGCACAAATAGTTCTGTTACTCTCTGATGGCTAGTTTCTGCCAGGTAGTGATCCTCAACTTCTGGAGTTGCAAGAAGCGGTTCAAGGACGTTCATTTCCACCAACACCCCTTTAGCCCCCGCAAGCGCCCAAAGGTGAGGCAAAAACCCCATCTCTCCATACCAATATATCAAATCTCGATTTCTTACAGAAAGAGATTGCCCGTTCACTTGCTTGTAATTCAAACAAATGGGAAGGGTGGCTCTTTGTGCATTAATTGCCGCATTATAAAGCGGGCGCCGAAAACGAAGCACACTGTCGCCATTTGTACTTGTAGCTTCAGGAAAAACCGCAATATTCATCCCACGCCGAAGACCTTCCGAAAGCTGCTCAACCTCATTGAGTAAATTTCTCTTGTTTCTTCGCTCGACATAAAGGCAACCACC
Proteins encoded:
- a CDS encoding iron-containing redox enzyme family protein, coding for MSNSLNKLYRESVERICKISNELPWSNREFYGLWLTQTYHFVRHSTRLVTLASSRLPLDLEGLRRRFVEHAKEEWGHERLAANDLKNLDFDLNHFRELGVTAGFYQSQYYWIEHVNPVAFFGYILLLEGLAIEAGPDIYEQVSRAFSPKSGAFLRLHAAEDVDHIEKALQEISQLNDDEMQLVIHNFRNAVEGYELMLKEIQNEVNIEAAGSAA
- a CDS encoding HD domain-containing protein, producing MSMTLEPDMFPISIDTFFGGRVAHVDLYLLIREKKYIKIVKKGDDYDIKRLRNYENKEVQFVYINTSDIGVHVKNCVQIARTLVRGPVIPTRNKAFVACRAAEAVLDEIYALGLTDEAYNHVQEVCSAIKDLSQELTSLSDIYSELTNVSRKQYRHSIFTSFLSTIMGHALQWTSIRSLNILAIGGLVHDIGFVKLSPEIAEIETSDFTPEQLEEYKSHPEIGYNLIQHAQPQAREIALIVRDHHESPDGNGFPRGLTNGDIYPMARTVNFADQITHLILDKKSPLADRNIREAVKYLKYKERQLFPELYWENLEKWFSKLDS
- a CDS encoding RNA-binding protein, with the translated sequence MGKRIYVGNLPYSTDGEELKTLFNGKVGEVKSAQVIVDKVTGRSKGFGFVEMQVAEDAEKAVEALNGIDFNGRSLNVSFAKPHVPRPAKNGFGRIRF
- a CDS encoding HNH endonuclease, coding for MKLSLIAIAFQFILLSSSWSFPLKPNPEITPGDICSKADPDYERLRYSQKIAYCRRNVSTSVKTKIYQTYDVNLKCRHNFTIDHFIPLSIGGNNSDENLWPEHKAIKELRLQLEQEVFEAVREGRMTQDEAIDIIIEEKMNPPVAYTLMMAGCPKRLP
- the astB gene encoding N-succinylarginine dihydrolase, producing the protein MTRSAVEANFDGLVGPTHNYAGLSLGNVASVHHAKLRSFPKAAALQGLTKMKALFDMGLVQGVLAPHDRPDIQTLKQLGFSGTDNQIIEMAFKKAPDILAACYSASSMWTANAATISPSPDTTDGKVHITPANLNSKFHRSIEPKTTQRILKATFVDENHFSHHDLLPACSHFGDEGAANHTRLCTDYSQSGLEIFVYGRKAFDESAAGPKKFPARQTLEASQAVARLHNIRPHQVVFAQQNPEVIDKGVFHNDVISVGNENVLLYHEEAFLDSIQLVDQLSAFFKQSAFYPILVPSNEVTVEDAVQSYLFNSQIVSLSEGEMAIIAPEECKNNDRVWSFLQNVIQVNNPIKYVKIFDVKESMQNGGGPACLRLRVAMNENEIAGVNQNTLLSSSLYDRLVKWVNHHYRDHLDPNDLSDPHLMLESRAALDELTQILNLGSVYPFQRVNTH
- a CDS encoding glycosyltransferase family 1 protein encodes the protein MRIAIVTDAWYPQVNGVVRTLNATREHLESQGHQVFILAPDEKLTLPCPTYSEIRLSLTPYRRVSKTLLRLKPDSIHIATEGPLGWAARYFCKFHDYDFTTAFHTKFPEYVHARTKIPEDWTYGVLRRFHRPSSCTMVTTQSMEESLAARGFSRLRRWGRGVDLALFGPQHRLNLDGKSPVLLYVGRVAIEKNLEAFLSLDVQGTKYVVGDGPQLAEYRAKYPQVHFVGPKFGQDLAEYYASADVFVFPSRTDTFGLVMIEALASGTPVAAFPVTGPIDILNEDVGCMHEDLGVAVAGALSKSRNRCHEYAQMFSWENAAAQFVENLVPA
- a CDS encoding zinc carboxypeptidase → MRRFKEQEQVEETIELLSHRARCEVLAEVITDKRSYPIYGIVIGPNDPTVPTVGLFGGVHGLEKIGSHVIFNYLRVLAEQLQWDENLADSFNKCRLVSIPVVNPAGMFLNQRANPNGIDIMRNAPSSAEGKTTPFVSGHRLGPWLWWYRGQLGNEMEVETKTLVDFVTREMFSAPFSLALDIHSGFGMVDRLWYPYGKTREDFPDINLAKHFINFMNKNMPYNVYQVEPQSASYLIHGDVWDYLYDLHHQNYKDKNNTFLPWTLEMGSWIWMRKNPKQIFSAHGIFNPIIPHRYRRIMRRHRPLIEFIRLATLNYRSWISKAA
- the rocF gene encoding arginase; translated protein: MLQPLVHRTKVSQKYSNESLHYHRAGLLGAAINLGQDKGGVSLAPDSLRKNHITQQLLDHGFRVEDFGNVTNRSGRGDTVGDVFFALYEECLAMAADKDFSLVVGGDHSIALSSVAAQLKKYPDLSVLWVDAHGDINTPSTSPTGNLHGMPVALLLGLIESGELPGFEWHPGGLRPEKIAYIGVRDLDAGEKKIISDLGIALYTAEEVNDRGMSRVLSDAMMKIDPEGISPLHLSFDIDGVDPELAPATGLRVPGGLNKQHVHELGEFVAQTGRLVSADFVELNPEEAANNEELLESVGILLDLLDTMLGQDTVVYHSYA
- a CDS encoding 1-acyl-sn-glycerol-3-phosphate acyltransferase, which gives rise to MKQILNSLDQTARLLGVFAVLLFFGVRSAVVNLYCWDEWKRREIRHRLTSISSKIILGILRVQTEVKGYRDFRKSNFLMVSNHLSYLDVLVISSQVPTGFVTSMEIKRTPFLGQLTDLGGCLYVERRNKRNLLNEVEQLSEGLRRGMNIAVFPEATSTNGDSVLRFRRPLYNAAINAQRATLPICLNYKQVNGQSLSVRNRDLIYWYGEMGFLPHLWALAGAKGVLVEMNVLEPLLATPEVEDHYLAETSHQRVTELFVPCPTV